A part of Diceros bicornis minor isolate mBicDic1 chromosome 32, mDicBic1.mat.cur, whole genome shotgun sequence genomic DNA contains:
- the CMTM3 gene encoding CKLF-like MARVEL transmembrane domain-containing protein 3, whose product MGRKLARPEPASVDNPSVRAETGGSSDGVFRDGNKKVSSRQHRGWVSASLPGAGTEGARPSFGPAAAAMWSPAPAPDPAPEPAGHSGPDAAVAGLRALLPAPAFLCSLKGRLLLAESGLSFIIFVCYVASTASAFLTAPLLEFLLALYFLFAGAMQLNDKWQGLCWPMMDFLRCVTAALIYFAISITAVAKYSDGASKAAGVFGFFATIVFAVDFYLIFNDMAKFLKQGDTAAETTAEKAEEENSSDSDSNSNSD is encoded by the exons ATGGGCAGGAAGCTAGCTAGACCAGAGCCAGCTAGTGTAGACAACCCATCTGTGCGAGCAGAGACTGGTGGGAGCTCCGACGGGGTGTTCAGGGACGGCAATAAGAAGGTTTCCAGCCGCCAGCACAGGG GCTGGGTTTCCGCTTCCCTCCCGGGCGCGGGGACAGAGGGAGCGAGACCGAGCTTcggcccggccgccgccgccatgtggtccccagccccggcccccgaCCCGGCCCCCGAGCCTGCCGGCCACTCCGGGCCCGACGCGGCGGTGGCCGGGCTCCGCGCCCTCCTGCCGGCGCCCGCCTTCCTCTGCTCGCTCAAAGGCCGCCTCCTGCTGGCCGAGTCG ggtCTCTCCTTCATCATCTTTGTCTGCTATGTGGCATCCACAGCGTCTGCCTTTCTCACGGCTCCTCTGCTGGAGTTCCTGCTGGCCCTCTACTTCCTCTTTGCTGGTGCCATGCAGCTGAATGACAAGTGGCAGGGCTTGTGCTGGCCCATGATG gaCTTCCTACGCTGTGTCACAGCGGCCCTCATCTACTTCGCCATCTCCATCACAGCTGTTGCCAAATACTCGGATGGGGCTTCCAAAGCAGCTGGG GTGTTCGGCTTCTTTGCCACCATCGTGTTTGCAGTTGACTTCTACCTGATCTTTAACGACATGGCCAAATTCCTCAAACAAGGGGACACCGCAGCCGAGACCACAGCCGAGAAGGCAGAAG aAGAGAATTCCTCTGACTCCGACTCCAACTCCAACTCCGACTGA